In Fibrobacter sp. UWP2, a single genomic region encodes these proteins:
- the serS gene encoding serine--tRNA ligase, protein MLDIKKIRENPEYYIAETEKKYTTVSLKDVLAIDNERRPLLTEVERLKSERNAESKRIGELKKKGENADEAVAAMRALGDKIDELDKQLKELDYKQTEMLMHVPNIAPRSPEGKDSSDNVVEKDGPIPFDYYTKNDDFARVDHKTLGERLGIFDFERGAKISGSGFPVYRGLGSRLERALIQFFLDEHQKNGFEEFTPPYLVTRNTMRGTGQLPKFEEDMYRCDKDDDLFLIPTAEVPLTNLYAGEVIPESELPKRICAYSACFRREAGSYGKDTRGLLRLHQFNKVEMVYFAHPEHSYEDHEELTRFGEMLLEKLGLPYHRLALCKGDLGFGAAKCYDLEVYAPVEKKWLEVSSCSNFEDYQARRANIKTKINGKNTFVHTLNGSGLATPRVMVGICDNYQQKDGSLLIPEVLRPYMGGLEVIEPKR, encoded by the coding sequence ATGCTTGACATCAAGAAAATCCGCGAAAATCCAGAATACTACATTGCTGAAACCGAAAAGAAGTACACGACCGTGAGCCTGAAGGACGTTCTCGCCATCGACAACGAACGCCGCCCGCTCCTCACCGAAGTGGAACGCCTCAAGAGCGAACGCAACGCCGAATCCAAGCGCATCGGCGAACTCAAAAAGAAGGGCGAGAACGCCGACGAGGCCGTCGCCGCCATGCGCGCCCTGGGCGACAAGATCGACGAACTCGACAAGCAGCTCAAGGAACTCGACTACAAGCAGACCGAAATGCTCATGCACGTGCCGAACATTGCCCCGCGTTCTCCGGAAGGCAAGGACTCTAGCGACAACGTGGTCGAGAAGGACGGCCCGATTCCGTTTGACTACTACACCAAGAACGACGACTTCGCCCGCGTGGACCACAAGACCCTCGGTGAACGCCTCGGCATCTTTGACTTCGAACGCGGCGCAAAGATTTCCGGCTCCGGCTTCCCGGTCTACCGCGGCCTCGGTTCCCGCCTGGAACGCGCCCTCATCCAGTTCTTCCTCGACGAACACCAGAAGAACGGCTTCGAGGAATTCACGCCTCCGTACCTCGTGACCCGCAATACCATGCGCGGCACGGGCCAGCTCCCGAAGTTCGAAGAAGACATGTACCGCTGCGACAAGGACGACGATCTGTTCCTCATCCCGACCGCAGAAGTGCCGCTCACGAACCTCTATGCCGGCGAAGTGATTCCGGAATCCGAACTTCCGAAGCGCATCTGCGCCTACTCCGCATGCTTCCGCCGCGAAGCCGGTTCTTACGGCAAGGACACCCGCGGTCTCTTGCGCCTGCACCAGTTCAACAAGGTGGAAATGGTCTACTTCGCCCACCCGGAACACAGCTACGAAGACCACGAAGAACTCACCCGTTTTGGCGAAATGCTCCTCGAAAAGCTCGGCCTCCCCTACCACCGTCTGGCCCTCTGCAAGGGCGACCTCGGTTTCGGTGCCGCCAAGTGCTATGACCTCGAAGTCTACGCCCCGGTCGAAAAGAAGTGGCTCGAAGTCAGCTCCTGCAGTAACTTCGAAGACTACCAGGCACGCCGCGCCAACATCAAGACGAAGATTAACGGCAAGAACACGTTCGTGCACACGCTGAACGGTTCCGGCCTCGCCACCCCGCGCGTGATGGTGGGCATCTGCGACAACTACCAGCAGAAGGACGGCTCGCTGTTGATCCCCGAAGTGCTTCGTCCGTACATGGGAGGTCTTGAAGTCATTGAGCCGAAGCGATAA